One Idiomarina loihiensis L2TR genomic window carries:
- the tsaE gene encoding tRNA (adenosine(37)-N6)-threonylcarbamoyltransferase complex ATPase subunit type 1 TsaE: MAEVHQCELANEEETLALAKKFSQVLQAPLVVYLEGELGAGKTAFCRGVIQAMGHSGAVKSPTYTLVEPYQLQGWRIHHFDLYRLADPEELEYMGIRDYFSEDTLNFIEWPDKGYGWLPGADIEIRIEYAGTGRKLTFSALTEAGQKIIKTL, encoded by the coding sequence ATGGCTGAGGTACACCAATGTGAACTGGCTAACGAAGAGGAAACGTTAGCACTTGCTAAGAAATTTTCACAAGTTTTACAGGCCCCTTTAGTGGTTTATCTGGAAGGTGAGTTAGGTGCTGGTAAAACGGCATTTTGTCGCGGTGTTATTCAGGCTATGGGGCATTCAGGGGCAGTGAAAAGCCCGACCTATACTCTTGTCGAGCCCTACCAGTTGCAAGGCTGGCGTATTCATCATTTCGATTTATACCGACTGGCCGACCCGGAAGAGCTCGAATATATGGGAATTCGTGATTATTTTTCTGAAGATACGTTAAACTTTATAGAGTGGCCCGATAAAGGCTATGGTTGGCTTCCCGGTGCGGACATTGAGATAAGAATCGAGTATGCTGGCACGGGTCGTAAACTAACTTTCAGTGCGCTAACTGAAGCCGGACAAAAAATAATTAAAACATTATGA
- a CDS encoding YheU family protein has product MIIPWQEIDQETLNNLMESIVLREGTDYGSQELSFETKVEQLKQRLKSGEAVIVYSELHESVDVVNKDSVTGNEPDGQ; this is encoded by the coding sequence ATGATCATTCCCTGGCAGGAAATTGATCAGGAAACCCTGAACAATTTAATGGAATCTATTGTACTGCGCGAAGGAACCGATTACGGCAGTCAGGAGCTCAGCTTTGAAACGAAAGTGGAGCAACTGAAGCAACGCCTGAAGTCCGGCGAAGCCGTCATTGTTTACTCTGAGTTGCATGAAAGTGTCGATGTAGTCAACAAAGACAGTGTTACCGGAAACGAGCCTGACGGGCAATAA
- a CDS encoding ATP-binding cassette domain-containing protein yields the protein MIRAEAITLLRGGDVLFEDSDLQVFPGHRVGLVGRNGCGKSSLFAMLRGELSADSGNIHLPAEWRIASVAQDTPALDKSAIDYVMDGDAEFRQLEAQLAQAESDNNGEAIAHCHDKLASIGAYDIQPRTASLMAGLGFTQEQLQQPVKAFSGGWRMRLNLAQVLIARADLMLLDEPTNHLDVDAIFWLESWLKQYDGTLLLISHDRDFLDSVTTDITHIEHKKLNSYRGNYSLFERQRAEHMAQQQSEYEKAQVMRQHLQAYVDRFRYKASKAKQAQSRLKAIEKLPNQAPLRAESGIDFHFLTPEKLPNPLLTLRDAKAGYGDTTILEQIKLNLVPGTRLGLLGRNGAGKSTLIKLLAGELEPMAGERLVNPGLSIGYFAQHQLETLDLAASALLHLQRIDKQATEQKLRDFLGNFGFSGDQATRSVEPMSGGEKARLALALIIYQRPNLLLLDEPTNHLDLGLRDALVAALQEYEGALIVVSHDRHLLRTTVDEFCLVADGKAETFDGDLDAYHDWLQQQAANDKRSEQPATRQRDDRKQQKRKEAEARQKTKPLRQQIEKAEKNIHSLELTLADIHEQLSDSTLYDDANKAKLQKLLDQQAQAQKDLQQQENLWMTAEEELAELTEELQQAEDK from the coding sequence ATGATCCGTGCTGAAGCTATCACCTTATTGCGTGGCGGTGATGTTTTATTTGAAGACAGTGACTTACAAGTATTCCCGGGACATCGCGTTGGCTTAGTAGGCCGTAATGGCTGCGGCAAGTCCTCGCTGTTTGCCATGCTGCGTGGTGAACTCAGTGCCGACAGCGGTAATATTCACCTGCCAGCGGAGTGGCGAATTGCCAGCGTAGCCCAGGACACTCCCGCACTGGATAAATCCGCTATCGATTACGTAATGGACGGTGACGCCGAGTTTCGGCAGTTGGAAGCGCAACTCGCGCAGGCCGAAAGCGATAACAACGGCGAAGCCATTGCGCACTGTCACGACAAGTTGGCTTCCATCGGAGCTTATGATATTCAGCCCAGAACCGCCAGTTTAATGGCTGGCCTTGGTTTTACTCAGGAACAACTGCAACAGCCGGTAAAAGCATTTTCTGGTGGTTGGCGTATGCGCCTTAATTTGGCACAGGTACTCATAGCCCGCGCCGACTTAATGCTGCTGGATGAGCCAACCAACCACCTGGACGTTGATGCCATTTTCTGGCTGGAAAGCTGGTTAAAACAGTACGACGGAACCCTGCTATTGATATCGCACGACCGTGACTTTCTCGACTCGGTCACTACCGACATTACGCATATTGAGCATAAAAAACTGAACAGCTACCGCGGTAACTACTCTCTGTTTGAGCGGCAGCGCGCCGAGCACATGGCTCAGCAACAAAGCGAGTACGAAAAAGCTCAGGTTATGCGTCAGCACTTACAAGCTTACGTTGACCGTTTTCGTTATAAAGCCAGCAAAGCCAAACAAGCACAGAGCCGTTTAAAAGCTATTGAGAAGCTGCCTAACCAGGCACCACTACGCGCCGAAAGTGGTATCGACTTTCACTTTTTAACACCAGAGAAGCTGCCAAATCCACTGCTAACGCTGCGCGACGCCAAAGCTGGCTATGGTGACACCACCATTCTTGAGCAGATTAAGCTAAATTTGGTGCCGGGAACTAGGTTAGGCTTGCTTGGCCGAAACGGCGCCGGTAAATCAACGCTGATTAAACTGCTGGCGGGTGAATTGGAGCCGATGGCTGGTGAGCGGTTGGTTAACCCAGGTCTCAGCATTGGTTATTTTGCTCAGCATCAGCTGGAAACTCTGGACTTGGCAGCCTCAGCTCTGCTGCACTTGCAGCGCATTGATAAACAAGCGACTGAACAAAAGCTGCGTGACTTTCTAGGCAACTTTGGATTTTCCGGTGATCAGGCCACACGGTCGGTCGAACCCATGTCCGGTGGGGAAAAAGCCCGATTGGCATTAGCCCTCATTATTTACCAGCGTCCTAACCTGTTACTGCTAGATGAGCCAACCAACCACCTGGATCTCGGCTTACGGGACGCACTGGTTGCGGCTTTGCAGGAATACGAAGGCGCGCTAATTGTCGTTTCGCACGACAGACATTTGCTACGTACTACGGTAGATGAATTTTGTCTGGTTGCCGACGGCAAAGCAGAAACTTTCGACGGCGATTTAGATGCCTATCACGATTGGTTACAACAACAGGCGGCTAATGACAAACGTAGCGAGCAACCCGCTACTCGCCAACGCGATGACCGCAAACAGCAAAAACGCAAAGAAGCCGAAGCACGACAAAAAACCAAGCCTTTGCGCCAACAAATAGAGAAGGCAGAAAAGAATATTCATTCGCTGGAGCTGACGCTAGCCGATATTCACGAGCAACTGAGTGACAGCACCTTGTATGACGATGCCAATAAAGCCAAATTGCAAAAGCTGTTAGACCAGCAGGCACAGGCGCAAAAAGATCTGCAACAACAGGAAAACCTCTGGATGACAGCAGAAGAAGAACTGGCAGAATTAACAGAAGAATTGCAGCAAGCGGAGGATAAATGA
- a CDS encoding N-acetylmuramoyl-L-alanine amidase: protein MMKRFWVFLFACAPLWAWADNSVDSVRVWPSPDKTRVVFDLSDTPDYSYFTLYQQKPYRLVIDFNNTSLKAGLENLGKESLLVDKIRTSSPKNANSTRIVIELDSKSDANLFTLPANESYKDRLVVDLPGKSIERSGPAKSVSELKDRRVTVAIDAGHGGDDPGSIGPRGTYEKHVVIRIATALAKLINDDPGMQAYLIRTGDYYVGLNERPQKAWDAKADFFVSIHADAFRTPQPSGGSVWVLSKRRAESEVGRWLENREQQSELLGGVTDILRKNGHEPYLAETLLDMSMDSSIAGAYSAAKHIIDEMSAVTEMHKHAPQAASLAVLKSPDKPSLLVETGFISNPREEQLLTSNAHQQKLARALYNGIRRYFVSNPIDNTYLANQSSFTYTVKSGDSLSVLAQKYNTTVKAIKTENNLTTSSLKIGQKLTIPSR from the coding sequence ATGATGAAGCGATTTTGGGTGTTTTTGTTTGCCTGTGCTCCTTTGTGGGCCTGGGCTGACAACAGTGTAGACAGTGTGCGTGTATGGCCATCTCCGGATAAAACGCGGGTGGTTTTCGACTTGTCGGACACTCCCGATTATTCTTACTTTACTTTGTATCAGCAAAAGCCCTACCGGCTGGTTATTGATTTTAACAACACCTCGTTAAAAGCCGGCCTGGAGAATTTGGGCAAAGAATCGCTGCTGGTCGATAAAATTCGTACAAGTTCGCCTAAAAATGCCAACAGTACCCGTATCGTTATTGAGCTGGACTCCAAAAGCGATGCGAACTTGTTTACCCTGCCGGCGAATGAGTCTTATAAAGACCGGCTGGTCGTTGACTTACCCGGTAAGTCTATTGAGCGCAGCGGGCCGGCTAAATCCGTTTCTGAATTAAAAGACAGACGCGTAACTGTGGCTATTGATGCCGGGCATGGTGGTGATGACCCTGGTTCTATTGGTCCGCGCGGAACCTATGAAAAACACGTTGTCATTCGTATAGCTACTGCTCTGGCTAAGTTAATTAACGACGACCCGGGTATGCAGGCATATTTGATTCGCACCGGTGACTACTATGTTGGCCTTAACGAGCGACCGCAAAAAGCCTGGGATGCTAAAGCCGACTTTTTTGTTTCTATTCATGCAGACGCTTTTCGAACACCACAGCCCAGCGGTGGCTCGGTCTGGGTGTTGTCCAAACGCCGGGCAGAATCCGAAGTTGGTCGCTGGTTAGAAAATCGGGAGCAGCAATCTGAGTTATTGGGTGGCGTTACTGATATTTTGCGGAAGAACGGGCACGAACCCTATTTGGCAGAGACTCTGTTGGATATGTCAATGGACAGTTCCATTGCCGGGGCCTACAGTGCCGCGAAACATATAATCGACGAGATGTCGGCGGTGACAGAAATGCATAAGCATGCTCCACAGGCAGCTAGCCTTGCTGTGCTCAAATCGCCGGATAAACCGTCATTGCTGGTGGAAACTGGATTCATTTCAAATCCGCGTGAAGAGCAGTTGTTAACCAGTAATGCTCATCAGCAAAAGCTGGCGCGGGCTCTTTATAACGGGATCCGCCGTTATTTTGTCAGTAACCCAATAGACAATACCTACTTAGCTAACCAAAGCAGTTTTACTTATACCGTTAAGTCCGGAGATTCCTTATCGGTGCTGGCACAGAAGTATAATACTACCGTCAAAGCCATTAAAACCGAGAATAACCTGACCACCAGTAGCTTGAAAATTGGTCAGAAACTGACAATTCCGAGTCGCTGA
- the cysQ gene encoding 3'(2'),5'-bisphosphate nucleotidase CysQ, whose protein sequence is MLEKLKEIAFEAGGVILSMYERRDYKTAEKKDDSPVTTADLVASELIEDRLKQSFPDIPVISEESEHQDYNERRQWRAYFIIDPIDGTQEFISRSGDFAVNIAYVENNEPVIGVIFWPVGETLYYARKGAGAFKQKENEKQSISVRKFSDPQADPIIIAISRQQAREPVFNRLQTKRDIQPLPTGSCSLKACFIAEGKADCFLRLGPTGEWDTAASQVIVGEAGGRIVNENFEPITYNRTVSLLNPNFLVLGDQNVPWEEVFIARQARFR, encoded by the coding sequence ATGCTGGAGAAACTGAAGGAAATAGCATTCGAAGCAGGTGGCGTTATTCTGTCAATGTACGAGCGGCGTGACTATAAAACGGCCGAGAAAAAAGACGATTCTCCAGTGACTACCGCAGATCTTGTTGCCAGCGAACTAATAGAAGATCGACTCAAGCAGTCATTCCCTGATATTCCGGTTATTTCTGAAGAAAGCGAGCATCAGGACTATAATGAGCGCCGTCAGTGGAGAGCCTATTTTATTATCGACCCGATAGATGGTACTCAGGAGTTTATTTCCCGCTCCGGAGACTTTGCTGTCAACATTGCTTACGTAGAAAACAACGAGCCTGTCATTGGCGTTATTTTCTGGCCGGTCGGGGAAACGCTTTACTATGCTCGCAAAGGTGCTGGCGCCTTTAAACAAAAAGAGAACGAAAAGCAGTCCATAAGCGTGCGCAAGTTTAGTGACCCTCAGGCTGACCCTATTATTATTGCAATAAGTCGGCAACAGGCACGAGAGCCTGTGTTTAATCGTTTGCAGACAAAACGTGATATTCAGCCTTTACCAACGGGTAGCTGTTCACTAAAAGCCTGTTTTATTGCCGAGGGCAAAGCCGATTGTTTTTTACGTCTGGGACCTACCGGAGAATGGGATACCGCTGCATCGCAAGTTATTGTAGGAGAAGCTGGCGGTCGCATAGTGAATGAGAACTTTGAGCCCATTACCTACAACCGCACGGTTAGCCTGCTGAACCCGAACTTCTTAGTTCTGGGTGACCAAAATGTTCCCTGGGAAGAAGTCTTTATTGCCCGTCAGGCTCGTTTCCGGTAA
- a CDS encoding bifunctional ADP-dependent NAD(P)H-hydrate dehydratase/NAD(P)H-hydrate epimerase, with translation MTDTDGSRFSNCLYRVEQVQQGEQKAAEACSMNMTQLMSAAGKAVFHQLQSYFPAPARIAVCCGEGNNGGDGYIVARLAQKAGYQVQVFALKPNVELPEPMESDAHKARAAWREQGGSEKPLLDCSPEQFDVLVDALFGVGLNRALEGDPVSWVQRVNGSTTPVVSVDVPSGLNADTGHVPGAAVRAHLTVCLVALKRGLLTGKAQEHTGELKLEDLGIGSTFKQQNEANWFRVNAGRVGGWLAPRSRCTHKGEQGHVLIVGGQPGMSGAVILAMQSALRAGAGKVSAACHPQVQAIVAAAQPEAMVHGIKETDSLEPLLREASAVALGPGLGQGSWSQEIFSQVMETDVLKVIDADGLNLLASNPVRSPKLLLTPHPGEAARLLQMTTDEIASDRFAAATKLREKYGAQVLLKGAGSLLVTDRGRCLIDRGSPAMASGGMGDLLTGLIAGLLAQRMAPAQALIAGSLWHAIAGEEAGKDGERGTLASDLLPHIRQLVNGYGRDDG, from the coding sequence ATGACAGACACCGACGGCAGCCGTTTTAGCAATTGTCTTTATCGCGTTGAGCAAGTACAGCAGGGCGAACAAAAAGCCGCTGAAGCCTGCTCGATGAACATGACGCAACTGATGTCGGCGGCCGGGAAAGCCGTTTTTCATCAGCTGCAGTCGTATTTTCCGGCACCGGCACGCATTGCGGTCTGTTGTGGTGAAGGCAATAACGGTGGTGATGGCTATATTGTCGCCCGGCTGGCTCAAAAAGCCGGTTATCAGGTGCAAGTTTTTGCGCTCAAACCCAATGTTGAATTGCCGGAACCAATGGAGTCTGACGCGCACAAAGCCCGCGCTGCGTGGCGTGAACAAGGGGGCAGTGAAAAGCCCTTGTTGGATTGCTCACCCGAGCAGTTTGATGTGTTGGTTGATGCTTTATTTGGTGTGGGTTTGAATCGTGCTCTTGAGGGCGACCCGGTAAGCTGGGTTCAGCGCGTGAATGGCAGCACGACGCCGGTGGTGTCAGTGGACGTGCCGTCGGGGTTAAATGCTGATACAGGTCATGTGCCCGGTGCTGCGGTTCGCGCTCATCTTACCGTCTGTCTGGTGGCGTTAAAGCGTGGTTTGCTGACCGGGAAGGCTCAAGAGCACACCGGTGAGTTAAAACTTGAAGATTTAGGTATTGGCAGCACGTTTAAACAGCAAAACGAAGCTAACTGGTTCAGAGTCAACGCCGGCCGGGTTGGTGGCTGGCTGGCGCCGCGTTCACGCTGCACTCATAAAGGTGAACAGGGGCATGTGCTAATTGTCGGTGGCCAGCCGGGTATGTCCGGAGCTGTGATACTGGCAATGCAGTCGGCGCTGCGTGCGGGAGCGGGCAAAGTGTCAGCGGCGTGTCATCCGCAGGTGCAGGCAATTGTTGCGGCAGCGCAGCCTGAAGCAATGGTACATGGCATAAAAGAAACCGATTCTCTTGAGCCGCTGCTGCGAGAAGCTTCTGCTGTTGCTTTGGGGCCCGGACTGGGACAAGGCTCCTGGAGTCAGGAGATTTTTTCGCAAGTGATGGAAACCGATGTGCTGAAAGTTATTGATGCCGATGGTTTAAACTTATTAGCGAGTAACCCTGTTCGTTCACCCAAATTATTACTAACTCCGCACCCTGGTGAAGCTGCACGGTTACTGCAAATGACGACCGACGAAATAGCGTCGGATCGTTTTGCTGCGGCAACAAAACTGCGCGAAAAATACGGTGCGCAGGTATTACTGAAAGGTGCAGGATCTTTGCTGGTAACCGACAGAGGAAGGTGTTTGATAGACCGCGGTTCTCCGGCAATGGCTTCCGGTGGTATGGGCGACTTGTTAACCGGACTAATCGCGGGCTTATTAGCGCAAAGAATGGCTCCGGCACAAGCGCTTATTGCAGGTAGCCTATGGCATGCTATAGCGGGCGAAGAGGCAGGAAAAGATGGTGAGAGGGGAACCTTAGCTTCGGATCTGTTGCCTCATATACGACAGTTGGTGAATGGATATGGAAGGGACGATGGCTGA
- a CDS encoding YheV family putative zinc ribbon protein, giving the protein MAREKKRFIAGAVCPKCDAMDTLMLFIENDTEQVECVQCKHRFSEPKEQGGGSQRQFDQVIGVFKPD; this is encoded by the coding sequence GTGGCTAGAGAAAAGAAGCGATTTATTGCCGGGGCCGTTTGCCCCAAATGCGATGCCATGGACACACTCATGCTCTTCATCGAAAACGATACCGAACAAGTTGAGTGCGTGCAATGTAAGCACCGGTTTAGTGAACCTAAAGAGCAGGGTGGTGGTAGCCAGCGTCAGTTTGATCAGGTCATTGGGGTGTTTAAGCCAGACTAA